Genomic DNA from Candidatus Binataceae bacterium:
GCGCTGCTCGTCCATGGCTGGGAAGGAAGGATGATGGTGATTAGAAAATTCGGTCTGTACCTGATGGGAGCGGCCGCCGTATGCATGGTCGCCGGCTGTTCAGCCAATGAGGAACAAAGGGGCTGTGAAACGCTGGGCGCTTTGGGGGGCGCGGTAGTCGGAGCTGGAATCGCCACTGCCGTGATCCTGGCAGAGGAGAATCACAGCTCGCACGAGAGCAGCTACTTCGCCTGGGGCATTCCGACCGGTCTAGCCGTGGGCGGTCTGGCCGGTGGAGCGATCGGTCACTATCTGTGTCCACCGCCGCCGCCTCCGCCGCCGCCTCCTCCGCCTCCGCCGCCGCCTCCTCCGCCTCCGCCGCCGCCTCCTCCGCCGCCGGAGAAGCTAATCCTGCGTGGCGTGCACTTTGACTTCAACAAGTCGAAGATCCGTCCGCAAGATGCGGCCGTGCTCGACGAAGCCGCGGGTATCCTGAAGCAGCACGCCGATGTATCGGTCAACGTCAACGGCTACTGCGACGCGATCGGTTCCGTGCGCTACAACCTGAAGCTCTCCGAGCGCCGTTCCGACGCGGTGGTGAAATACCTCGTCGACCACGGAATCGCGGAGAACCGCCTGAGCCCGCACGGCTATGGCAAGACGGACTTCGTCGCGACCAACAAGACCGCCGAAGGACGTGCTCAGAACCGCCGGGTCGAACTGATTCCGAATCAGTAAGAGCCGGGCTGTAAACAGCAAAAGCAACGGCCGCAGCCCCCTAAAGGGCTGCGGCCGTTGTGCGTTCGGCCGCCGCGCGCACCTCCGGGCGCGCGTCGGACGGCCTGAAGTTCATGAGATTAGCGCCCAGGTGCCCACATGACCGGTACGGCCAAAATGCGGGTTGCGCGACCAACCGACAACCTGGAAGCGGTCGCGCGCTT
This window encodes:
- a CDS encoding OmpA family protein, which gives rise to MVIRKFGLYLMGAAAVCMVAGCSANEEQRGCETLGALGGAVVGAGIATAVILAEENHSSHESSYFAWGIPTGLAVGGLAGGAIGHYLCPPPPPPPPPPPPPPPPPPPPPPPPPPPEKLILRGVHFDFNKSKIRPQDAAVLDEAAGILKQHADVSVNVNGYCDAIGSVRYNLKLSERRSDAVVKYLVDHGIAENRLSPHGYGKTDFVATNKTAEGRAQNRRVELIPNQ